Proteins encoded within one genomic window of Hevea brasiliensis isolate MT/VB/25A 57/8 chromosome 8, ASM3005281v1, whole genome shotgun sequence:
- the LOC110644128 gene encoding triosephosphate isomerase, cytosolic isoform X1 produces the protein MTRKFFVGGNWKCNGTTEEVKKIVSTLNEGQVPSPDVVEVVISPPFIYLPLVKSSLRPDFHVAAQNCWVKKGGAFTGEVSAEMLVNLGIPWVILGHSERRLILNESNEFVGDKVAYALSQGLKVIACVGETLEQHESGSTMEVVAAQTKAIAERVKDWTNLVLAYEPVWAIGTGKVATPAQAQEVHSELRKWLKESTSPEVAATTRIIYGGSVNAANSKELAAQPDVDGFLVGGASLKPEFIEIIKSAEVKKNA, from the exons ATGACCAGGAAGTTTTTCGTCGGCGGCAACTGGAAATGC AATGGAACCACTGAAGAAGTGAAGAAGATAGTCTCCACTCTCAATGAAGGTCAGGTGCCGTCCCCAGATGTTGTTG AAGTTGTGATAAGCCCTCCATTTATATATCTTCCACTGGTGAAGAGTTCGTTGAGGCCTGATTTTCATGTTGCGGCACAAAATTGTTGGGTGAAGAAAGGAGGTGCTTTCACCGGTGAAGTCAG TGCGGAAATGCTTGTGAATCTCGGTATTCCTTGGGTCATTCTTGGCCATTCTGAAAGGAGACTTATCTTAAACGAGTCAAATGAG TTTGTTGGGGACAAGGTTGCATATGCACTTTCTCAAGGTTTGAAGGTGATAGCTTGTGTGGGTGAGACTCTCGAGCAGCATGAATCAGGATCTACGATGGAAGTTGTTGCTGCACAAACTAAAGCTATTGCAG AACGAGTAAAGGATTGGacaaatttggttttggcttatgagcCTGTGTGGGCTATTGGAACAGGGAAGGTTGCAACTCCTGCCCAGGCACAGGAA GTACATTCTGAACTGAGGAAATGGCTTAAAGAGAGCACCAGTCCTGAAGTTGCTGCAACAACCAGGATTATTTATGGAG GATCGGTCAATGCTGCCAACAGCAAGGAATTGGCAGCACAGCCGGATGTTGATGGCTTTTTGGTTGGCGGAGCCTCTCTAAAG CCGGAGTTCATCGAAATCATCAAGTCTGCAGAGGTAAAGAAAAATGCTTGA
- the LOC110644128 gene encoding triosephosphate isomerase, cytosolic isoform X2, giving the protein MTRKFFVGGNWKCNGTTEEVKKIVSTLNEGQVPSPDVVVVISPPFIYLPLVKSSLRPDFHVAAQNCWVKKGGAFTGEVSAEMLVNLGIPWVILGHSERRLILNESNEFVGDKVAYALSQGLKVIACVGETLEQHESGSTMEVVAAQTKAIAERVKDWTNLVLAYEPVWAIGTGKVATPAQAQEVHSELRKWLKESTSPEVAATTRIIYGGSVNAANSKELAAQPDVDGFLVGGASLKPEFIEIIKSAEVKKNA; this is encoded by the exons ATGACCAGGAAGTTTTTCGTCGGCGGCAACTGGAAATGC AATGGAACCACTGAAGAAGTGAAGAAGATAGTCTCCACTCTCAATGAAGGTCAGGTGCCGTCCCCAGATGTTGTTG TTGTGATAAGCCCTCCATTTATATATCTTCCACTGGTGAAGAGTTCGTTGAGGCCTGATTTTCATGTTGCGGCACAAAATTGTTGGGTGAAGAAAGGAGGTGCTTTCACCGGTGAAGTCAG TGCGGAAATGCTTGTGAATCTCGGTATTCCTTGGGTCATTCTTGGCCATTCTGAAAGGAGACTTATCTTAAACGAGTCAAATGAG TTTGTTGGGGACAAGGTTGCATATGCACTTTCTCAAGGTTTGAAGGTGATAGCTTGTGTGGGTGAGACTCTCGAGCAGCATGAATCAGGATCTACGATGGAAGTTGTTGCTGCACAAACTAAAGCTATTGCAG AACGAGTAAAGGATTGGacaaatttggttttggcttatgagcCTGTGTGGGCTATTGGAACAGGGAAGGTTGCAACTCCTGCCCAGGCACAGGAA GTACATTCTGAACTGAGGAAATGGCTTAAAGAGAGCACCAGTCCTGAAGTTGCTGCAACAACCAGGATTATTTATGGAG GATCGGTCAATGCTGCCAACAGCAAGGAATTGGCAGCACAGCCGGATGTTGATGGCTTTTTGGTTGGCGGAGCCTCTCTAAAG CCGGAGTTCATCGAAATCATCAAGTCTGCAGAGGTAAAGAAAAATGCTTGA